One stretch of Thermanaerosceptrum fracticalcis DNA includes these proteins:
- a CDS encoding DNA polymerase IV, translated as MEKLFGYPVEAAHVIKNRIRDELGFTVNIGISNNKLLAKMAGELSKPDKVHTLYPEEIPEKMWPLPVEELYMVGWATAPKLHMLGIRTIGDLARYDVKSLEMRLKSHGVLIWQYANGIENSLVRNSHIGIKGIGNSTTTPFDVEDIKTANKYLLSLTETVATRLREAGFCCSLVSVGLKNSNFRYYSHQRKLQSPTDSTDEIYCTAKELFKEMWKGEPLRHLGVRVSDLSPSNYVQLSLFSHKDPVKMRALDNAVDYIRSKYGPQAITRAVFAHSRIPALSGGVGEEEYPMMSSLL; from the coding sequence ATGGAGAAGCTTTTTGGCTATCCTGTAGAAGCTGCTCATGTAATAAAAAACCGTATCCGGGATGAGCTGGGTTTTACCGTAAACATCGGCATTTCAAATAATAAGCTCCTCGCCAAGATGGCCGGGGAGCTTTCAAAACCCGATAAGGTTCATACTCTTTATCCCGAAGAAATTCCGGAAAAGATGTGGCCTCTTCCGGTAGAAGAACTGTATATGGTTGGCTGGGCCACTGCACCTAAGCTGCATATGTTAGGTATAAGGACTATTGGCGACTTAGCCAGATATGATGTAAAAAGTCTGGAGATGAGACTCAAAAGTCATGGAGTGTTGATCTGGCAATATGCAAATGGGATAGAAAACTCATTAGTCCGAAATAGTCATATTGGCATCAAAGGTATAGGCAATTCAACTACAACTCCCTTTGATGTTGAGGATATAAAGACGGCTAATAAGTATCTTTTGTCATTGACTGAAACGGTAGCAACACGTCTGAGGGAGGCTGGTTTCTGCTGCAGCCTGGTCTCGGTCGGGCTCAAAAATAGCAATTTCAGATACTATTCTCACCAGCGAAAACTGCAATCACCGACAGATTCCACAGATGAAATATATTGTACTGCAAAGGAGCTTTTTAAGGAGATGTGGAAAGGGGAACCCCTTCGGCATTTAGGAGTTCGTGTTTCTGACCTATCACCTAGTAATTATGTGCAATTGTCTCTGTTTTCTCATAAGGACCCGGTAAAAATGCGGGCACTGGATAATGCTGTAGATTATATAAGGTCGAAATATGGACCCCAGGCCATCACCCGGGCCGTATTTGCCCACTCTAGGATCCCGGCTCTTAGCGGTGGAGTAGGAGAAGAAGAATATCCGATGATGTCCAGTTTATTGTAA
- a CDS encoding MerR family transcriptional regulator: MEKKLTAKEAARILQVEESTVRFWEKEFAEFLLIKADKGQRNRYTQENIEMFTKIRELLHTELYTIKGARRRLELDRTVGDSLGVDHNFKTTVVFMFSSILSELQEARKEADKLSREVQNLKRAKNEIEEKLWEEQSRGLLGFFRTRLRVKQIEGE, from the coding sequence GTGGAAAAAAAGCTGACAGCTAAAGAAGCTGCACGAATTTTGCAAGTAGAAGAAAGCACTGTACGTTTTTGGGAAAAGGAGTTTGCGGAATTCCTGCTGATCAAGGCCGACAAAGGTCAAAGAAACCGTTATACCCAGGAAAACATAGAGATGTTTACCAAAATTCGTGAATTACTTCATACAGAGTTGTATACTATAAAGGGGGCCAGGCGCCGTTTGGAGTTGGACCGGACAGTGGGTGATTCCCTGGGAGTGGATCATAACTTTAAGACTACCGTTGTTTTTATGTTTTCTTCCATCCTTTCGGAGCTCCAGGAGGCACGTAAAGAAGCGGATAAGTTATCCCGTGAAGTACAAAACTTAAAGCGGGCCAAAAACGAGATAGAAGAGAAATTGTGGGAGGAACAGAGCAGGGGGCTTTTAGGATTTTTCCGTACCAGGTTAAGGGTTAAACAAATAGAAGGAGAATGA
- a CDS encoding GspE/PulE family protein: MIPRERKRLGDLLVEANVITREQLQKALEIQRSSGKRLGTVLIENNIATEEQIITTLEFQLGIPRLYLHRLTPDKALLEKTPESLVRRHKVFPVGVQGAKVLVAMSDPLNLVAIQDLELALGLEVEAGIATEREIELAIQRYYGLPEELKSAYESSKTETVSFFNIDQGSTSTDDAPVIKAVNTILQTAVKEGASDIHIEPREHDLRVRLRVDGVLREAMTLSKNIHPPMISRLKIMAEMDIAEKRLPQDGRIMIKYGTRNIDLRVSSLPSIFGEKIVIRLLDKENQFLSLEQLGFRPKLLEKFKNVLASPYGMILLTGPTGSGKTTTLYASLGEINQVGRNIVTIEDPVEYILPGIIQVQTNVKAGLDFASGLRSILRQDPDVIMVGEIRDKETASIAVRAATTGHLVFSTLHTNDAAGAVTRLVDMEVEPFLVASSVVGIVAQRLVRRNCPYCREEYDVPPGTQERLFLKIPDEQPLRLKRGRGCAQCGFTGYKGRLALHELLVVNAGIQELILRKTSAEKIKELAMAQGMEDLYMDGVEKILQGATTVQEVLRVAYWEEGR; the protein is encoded by the coding sequence ATGATACCACGTGAAAGAAAACGCTTGGGCGACCTTTTGGTGGAAGCCAATGTCATAACCCGGGAACAATTGCAAAAAGCCCTGGAGATCCAAAGAAGCAGCGGCAAAAGATTGGGAACAGTGTTGATAGAAAATAACATTGCCACAGAAGAACAAATCATTACCACCCTGGAATTCCAGTTAGGGATTCCCCGTCTCTACCTGCACCGCCTGACTCCCGATAAAGCGTTGCTGGAGAAAACACCTGAATCACTGGTACGGAGACATAAGGTTTTTCCTGTGGGAGTACAGGGGGCCAAAGTGCTGGTGGCCATGAGCGATCCTTTAAACCTGGTAGCCATCCAGGACCTGGAACTGGCTTTGGGGTTAGAGGTGGAAGCGGGCATTGCCACAGAAAGGGAAATAGAACTTGCCATTCAGCGTTATTATGGTCTGCCTGAAGAACTGAAAAGTGCCTATGAGAGCAGCAAGACGGAAACAGTCAGTTTTTTTAATATTGACCAGGGCAGTACCAGCACAGATGACGCTCCGGTGATCAAAGCCGTTAATACTATTTTACAAACTGCGGTCAAAGAAGGGGCCAGTGATATTCACATTGAACCCCGGGAGCATGACCTCAGGGTAAGACTGCGGGTGGATGGGGTTTTGCGGGAAGCCATGACACTTTCTAAAAATATTCATCCCCCTATGATATCCCGGTTAAAGATTATGGCGGAAATGGACATTGCGGAAAAGCGTTTGCCCCAGGATGGACGCATTATGATTAAATATGGCACGAGAAATATTGATTTGCGGGTGTCATCCTTACCTTCTATCTTTGGGGAAAAAATAGTGATTCGTCTCTTAGATAAGGAGAATCAGTTCTTAAGCTTAGAACAATTAGGTTTCCGGCCCAAGCTCCTGGAAAAGTTCAAAAATGTTTTGGCTTCTCCTTATGGGATGATCCTTTTGACAGGCCCCACGGGAAGCGGGAAAACGACGACCCTCTATGCCTCCCTGGGCGAGATTAACCAGGTGGGCCGCAACATCGTTACCATCGAAGACCCGGTAGAATATATTTTACCGGGAATTATCCAGGTACAGACCAACGTTAAAGCCGGCCTGGATTTCGCTTCAGGCCTGCGCTCTATCTTACGCCAGGACCCCGACGTGATCATGGTAGGAGAGATAAGAGACAAAGAGACTGCCAGCATTGCCGTACGGGCTGCCACCACCGGACACCTGGTTTTCAGTACATTACATACCAATGATGCGGCAGGAGCCGTTACCAGGCTGGTGGATATGGAAGTAGAGCCATTTTTAGTGGCTTCCTCTGTTGTGGGTATTGTGGCCCAGAGACTGGTGAGGCGCAACTGTCCTTACTGCCGGGAAGAATATGACGTTCCCCCCGGGACCCAGGAACGCCTGTTTTTAAAAATACCCGATGAACAGCCTTTAAGGTTGAAACGTGGAAGGGGTTGTGCCCAGTGTGGTTTTACGGGTTATAAAGGACGGCTGGCGCTCCATGAGCTGCTGGTTGTTAATGCCGGGATACAAGAACTGATACTGCGTAAGACTTCAGCGGAAAAAATTAAGGAACTGGCCATGGCCCAGGGAATGGAAGACCTCTATATGGATGGAGTGGAAAAGATACTGCAAGGCGCCACCACTGTTCAGGAGGTCTTACGGGTGGCCTACTGGGAAGAAGGGAGATAA
- a CDS encoding competence type IV pilus major pilin ComGC — translation MLNFFWRMLKNRKGFTLIELMVVVVVLGILATLAVQQLGDQSGKAKISKVKADLKTIASAAEIYKVNTGDYPNSITNLITAYLKKWPESPVAGQSYAWDPTNDVAVLCGDTNGNGALDSGETVYQFTTPESFVCSSANL, via the coding sequence ATGTTAAATTTTTTCTGGAGAATGCTGAAAAACCGGAAAGGTTTTACGTTAATTGAGTTGATGGTTGTTGTGGTAGTATTAGGTATTTTAGCGACATTAGCTGTTCAACAACTGGGTGATCAATCGGGAAAAGCAAAAATTAGTAAGGTTAAAGCCGATTTAAAAACAATAGCTTCTGCTGCAGAAATTTATAAGGTGAATACAGGAGATTATCCAAATAGTATTACTAATTTAATTACAGCATATTTAAAGAAATGGCCAGAATCTCCAGTTGCTGGTCAGAGCTATGCATGGGATCCTACAAATGATGTAGCAGTATTATGCGGTGATACTAATGGTAATGGTGCTTTAGATTCAGGTGAAACTGTATATCAATTCACTACACCAGAATCTTTTGTATGCAGTTCGGCTAATTTATAA
- a CDS encoding type IV pilus twitching motility protein PilT — MDVIELLKSAVKAGASDIHLSVGAYPMFRINGQLKRWVPEEGENLPLKREDTLKAAEILMNSEQMEAWQQKGELDFSYSLPGVGRFRVNIYRQRGCVSLALRPVPYQIPSLESLGVPQAVVGLADKTNGLVLVTGPTGSGKSTTLAALINKINQERACHIITIEDPIEYLYQHQKSVVDQRELGSDTFSLAGALRACLRQDPDVILVGEMRDLETIATAITAAETGHLVFATLHTNSAAQSVDRIIDVFPPGQQEQIKVQLAATLQGVVTQQLLPRADGMGRVLAAEVMIVTPAVRNLIREGKTHQIQTVLQTGGRWGMQTMDMALRELVRSGAVTMETALKYTNDQENFSRLVNATGF, encoded by the coding sequence ATGGATGTGATAGAATTATTAAAGAGTGCGGTTAAAGCTGGGGCTTCAGATATTCACCTCTCCGTAGGCGCTTATCCCATGTTTCGTATTAATGGTCAGTTGAAGAGATGGGTGCCGGAAGAAGGAGAAAACCTGCCCTTAAAAAGGGAAGACACGCTAAAAGCGGCGGAAATCCTCATGAATTCGGAACAAATGGAAGCCTGGCAGCAAAAAGGAGAACTGGATTTTTCTTATTCTCTGCCTGGCGTGGGGAGATTCAGGGTTAATATATACCGCCAGCGGGGCTGTGTGAGCCTGGCCCTGCGGCCTGTGCCTTACCAGATTCCTTCCCTGGAGAGCCTAGGGGTTCCCCAGGCTGTAGTGGGTCTGGCCGATAAAACCAATGGGCTGGTACTGGTCACGGGACCAACAGGCAGCGGCAAATCCACTACTTTAGCTGCCCTCATTAACAAAATCAACCAGGAGCGGGCCTGTCATATCATTACCATTGAAGACCCCATCGAGTATCTTTACCAACATCAAAAAAGTGTAGTGGACCAGAGGGAACTGGGGAGCGATACCTTTTCCCTGGCCGGCGCCCTGCGGGCCTGCCTGCGCCAGGACCCGGACGTTATCCTGGTAGGTGAAATGCGGGACCTGGAGACTATTGCCACGGCCATTACTGCCGCGGAGACAGGCCACCTGGTCTTTGCCACCCTCCATACCAACAGTGCCGCCCAGTCTGTGGACCGGATTATTGACGTCTTTCCACCCGGCCAGCAGGAACAGATCAAGGTCCAGCTTGCGGCTACCCTGCAGGGCGTCGTAACCCAGCAGCTCCTGCCCAGGGCCGATGGCATGGGCAGAGTTTTAGCGGCGGAGGTAATGATTGTCACTCCTGCGGTCCGTAACCTAATCCGGGAAGGTAAGACCCACCAGATTCAGACTGTGCTGCAGACAGGCGGGCGCTGGGGGATGCAGACCATGGATATGGCTCTGCGCGAGCTTGTGCGTTCCGGGGCAGTGACTATGGAAACGGCGCTTAAGTATACCAATGACCAGGAAAATTTTAGCCGCCTGGTGAATGCAACGGGATTTTAG
- a CDS encoding sigma-70 family RNA polymerase sigma factor, translated as MVQNNVEFEQMLAQIKYLGKRERKVLELRFGLLNGIRKTQREIAKMLGISRSYVSRIEKRALEKLIKGLS; from the coding sequence ATGGTTCAGAATAATGTGGAATTTGAACAAATGCTTGCACAAATTAAATATTTAGGAAAAAGAGAAAGAAAAGTTTTAGAATTGCGCTTTGGCTTGCTAAATGGCATTCGTAAAACACAACGTGAAATTGCCAAAATGCTGGGAATTTCCCGTTCTTATGTTTCCCGCATTGAGAAGAGAGCCCTGGAAAAATTGATAAAAGGGCTATCATAG
- a CDS encoding prepilin peptidase, which produces MTLFLTFAYGLIFGSFLNVLIYRLPRGENIAYPPSHCTSCNTKLKPRDLIPVFSFLFLGGKCRYCGEKIHWCYPVTEIVNALGWMTIIYYYGLSARGVAGCFLFSLALVIGQIDLEHYLIPDSLVITLLAGGVVYHFFSQEMGILNRILGLAVGFAIPFLLAVVSRGGMGGGDIKLTAAMGFWLGFPGVFYALFVGALVGSITGILLIALKRKKRRDPIPFGPFLVLGFLVIFFFRDQFVQWYWNLF; this is translated from the coding sequence ATGACGTTATTCTTAACATTTGCCTACGGCCTTATTTTTGGCAGCTTCCTCAATGTCCTTATCTACCGCCTGCCCAGAGGGGAAAACATCGCTTATCCCCCGTCCCACTGCACCTCATGCAATACAAAACTTAAACCCCGGGATTTAATTCCTGTCTTTAGTTTTCTTTTCCTTGGAGGAAAATGCCGTTATTGTGGCGAAAAGATACACTGGTGTTATCCCGTGACGGAAATTGTCAATGCCCTGGGCTGGATGACCATCATCTATTATTATGGTCTTTCTGCCAGGGGCGTCGCCGGGTGTTTTCTCTTTTCCTTGGCTCTGGTAATTGGCCAAATCGACTTAGAACATTACCTCATTCCTGACAGCCTGGTCATTACTTTACTGGCAGGGGGAGTTGTTTATCATTTTTTTAGCCAGGAAATGGGTATTCTCAATCGTATCTTAGGATTAGCTGTGGGTTTTGCCATTCCTTTTCTTCTGGCTGTAGTAAGCCGGGGAGGCATGGGGGGCGGGGACATAAAACTCACAGCCGCCATGGGCTTCTGGCTGGGCTTTCCCGGCGTGTTCTATGCCCTCTTTGTGGGAGCCCTGGTGGGAAGTATTACAGGAATTCTTTTAATCGCTTTGAAGAGAAAAAAAAGGAGAGACCCTATTCCCTTTGGGCCCTTTCTTGTACTTGGTTTTCTCGTAATTTTCTTTTTCCGGGACCAATTTGTCCAGTGGTACTGGAACTTGTTTTAG
- a CDS encoding type IV pilus modification PilV family protein produces MRNQQGFTLLEIVVSIVILGIALVPMLGMFSTAHFSLKHGNSSTEAVGLAQEIMEDLKLQHLKGIGLGSSPRQAIAGHPDYSYEVHVNSAGSRLKQVKVTVYYNLAGQERSISLLTKMGEWYD; encoded by the coding sequence ATGAGAAATCAACAAGGTTTCACCCTTTTGGAAATTGTTGTTTCTATTGTAATACTGGGCATTGCTTTAGTGCCGATGCTTGGCATGTTTTCTACGGCCCATTTTAGCCTCAAACATGGAAATTCTTCCACAGAGGCTGTGGGTTTGGCTCAGGAAATTATGGAGGATCTAAAACTGCAGCATCTGAAAGGTATAGGCTTAGGTTCAAGTCCTCGCCAGGCAATAGCAGGCCATCCTGATTATTCTTATGAAGTTCATGTCAACAGTGCCGGTTCACGCCTGAAGCAGGTAAAAGTAACTGTATATTATAACCTGGCTGGACAAGAACGTTCCATAAGCTTATTAACGAAAATGGGTGAGTGGTATGACTAG
- a CDS encoding GspH/FimT family pseudopilin, with amino-acid sequence MYNKQGFTFLEVMVITVIIGIFTAVAMPSVGDVLAEQKLKAAARSLASDLRNAQEIAISRETPVRVNFDLLNNYYKASIGTTNILGPKYLPADVKMVYAQFNGSAQFYFNALGAAENGTVTLALTNNPSKMLYVIVYRSGRIRISPTSTP; translated from the coding sequence GTGTACAATAAGCAGGGTTTTACCTTTTTAGAAGTTATGGTGATAACCGTTATCATAGGGATTTTTACGGCAGTCGCCATGCCTTCTGTTGGTGATGTTTTAGCGGAACAGAAACTAAAAGCTGCCGCCCGCTCTTTGGCCTCGGATTTAAGAAACGCTCAAGAAATTGCTATTTCCAGAGAAACCCCGGTTAGGGTCAATTTTGATCTTCTAAATAACTATTACAAAGCCAGCATAGGAACCACCAATATCCTGGGTCCCAAGTATTTACCCGCTGATGTTAAAATGGTTTATGCTCAGTTCAACGGCAGCGCGCAATTTTATTTTAATGCCTTAGGGGCTGCAGAAAACGGTACCGTAACTTTAGCCTTAACAAATAATCCTTCCAAAATGCTCTATGTAATTGTATATCGATCCGGTAGGATTCGGATTTCCCCTACTTCCACGCCTTAG
- a CDS encoding shikimate kinase, whose product MTEDKAGEMMKTNIVLVGFMGTGKTAVGKRLAAVLNKEFYDTDQEVEAVTNMTIPQLFAKYGEVRFRSEEQLAIKRLSQKENCVIATGGSMVLDKENIEMLAEKGIIICLSAHPQVIYERVKRRNNRPLLKKGDLYETIVELMKQREELYKCADVHIDTSNLDFHEVIEKILAFLEKYESQEQDDKECKT is encoded by the coding sequence CTGACAGAAGACAAGGCAGGTGAGATGATGAAAACGAATATCGTACTGGTGGGTTTTATGGGTACCGGTAAAACGGCTGTGGGTAAAAGACTGGCCGCGGTGTTAAATAAGGAGTTTTATGATACAGATCAGGAAGTTGAAGCTGTAACAAATATGACTATTCCCCAGCTGTTTGCCAAATATGGAGAAGTGCGTTTCCGCTCCGAGGAGCAGCTGGCTATTAAAAGGCTTTCCCAAAAAGAAAACTGTGTGATTGCCACCGGCGGAAGTATGGTTTTGGATAAGGAGAATATCGAGATGCTGGCGGAAAAAGGAATTATCATCTGTCTTTCCGCCCACCCTCAGGTTATTTATGAAAGGGTGAAAAGGCGTAATAACAGACCTCTTTTAAAAAAAGGGGATCTTTACGAAACCATTGTAGAACTCATGAAACAGCGGGAAGAATTATATAAATGTGCAGACGTTCATATTGATACCTCTAACCTGGATTTTCACGAAGTAATTGAAAAAATACTGGCTTTCCTGGAAAAATACGAGTCCCAAGAACAGGATGATAAAGAATGTAAAACTTGA
- a CDS encoding YqeG family HAD IIIA-type phosphatase, translating to MRYFQPAEISGCLASINLKKLWDMGKRGIILDLDNTITPWRTEEITAEADTFIRSALNLGFSLCLLSNATRSRAKKIADFYQLPFLAPALKPCPLSFKIALKILQLPSAQVVVVGDQIFTDILGGNLVKCYTILVPPLLNKEFIGTRFMRFLERKVMRRNL from the coding sequence ATGAGATATTTTCAACCGGCAGAGATTTCGGGGTGTCTCGCTTCTATTAATCTGAAAAAACTCTGGGATATGGGGAAGCGCGGTATCATTCTGGATTTGGATAATACCATTACTCCCTGGCGTACCGAGGAAATAACAGCAGAAGCTGATACCTTTATTAGGTCTGCTTTAAATTTAGGCTTTTCCCTGTGTTTATTATCTAATGCAACCAGGAGCAGGGCAAAAAAAATAGCTGATTTTTACCAGTTACCCTTTTTGGCTCCAGCGTTAAAACCTTGTCCTTTATCTTTTAAAATTGCACTAAAGATCCTCCAATTACCCAGTGCTCAAGTGGTGGTGGTGGGGGATCAGATTTTTACCGATATACTTGGGGGTAACCTGGTAAAATGTTATACTATATTAGTGCCACCTTTACTGAACAAAGAATTTATCGGTACCAGATTCATGCGCTTTCTGGAACGTAAGGTGATGAGACGCAATCTATAA
- a CDS encoding PilW family protein produces MTRGFTFIELMVSITILGLLMAGVGGLLDSGLRDWGKGEVKVEAQQNLRLAMERITRDIRLALEVTGNSDHDELELKLPGNKIIKYYLVTQSLWGPGGLTGKVLERKEDSKQAEPVASYLKLVEFSYEPNGTYRDCEKVNVLLRTELPSGELIEINTGIALRGKFLPRR; encoded by the coding sequence ATGACTAGAGGCTTTACCTTTATCGAACTCATGGTCAGTATTACCATCCTGGGATTGTTGATGGCTGGCGTGGGAGGCCTTCTGGACAGCGGCTTGCGTGATTGGGGCAAAGGTGAGGTCAAAGTGGAGGCCCAGCAGAATTTACGGTTGGCCATGGAACGAATAACCCGTGATATCCGCTTAGCTTTAGAAGTGACCGGTAATTCTGACCATGATGAATTGGAGTTAAAACTTCCGGGAAATAAAATTATAAAGTATTATTTGGTGACGCAAAGCCTCTGGGGTCCGGGGGGATTAACGGGCAAAGTGCTGGAAAGAAAGGAAGACTCAAAACAGGCTGAACCTGTGGCCAGCTATCTCAAGCTGGTGGAGTTTTCCTATGAACCCAACGGTACATACCGTGATTGTGAGAAAGTAAATGTACTATTGCGTACTGAACTGCCTTCGGGAGAACTGATAGAAATTAATACTGGTATAGCCCTGCGGGGCAAGTTTCTCCCCCGGAGGTGA
- a CDS encoding type II secretion system F family protein translates to MAVFYYKARDRKGQLIEGQREAAQIQQVAAFLRDEGLFIVDITEKAPVTLDFKKWLTRRTKPIKEGEMAAFCRQLAVMQEAGIPLLTGLQQLADQAANGRLKKALQEVIKDISSGRTLAEAAGRQDTVFSPVFVHMIGAGELGGILDEVLVRLAEHFDREHQIKEKIKTAMIYPLGITCVALLAVVVLLTYVLPKFVDILQGMNVELPLPTRIALGASHLLNTYWYLALLLLGIVVLGLRHWFATSRGKFFLDHLVLKVPGFGKFSRNIILARFTRTLGTLLKTGVQVLPALEIVSKVVANEIVAAEILKARQAVQNGRSITSPLVNSKFFPPMVIQMMQVGEESGSLDMMLLKVSGHYEQEVDEMAERLSKLVEPVLLVFLGGFIGFILVSILMPMFSVFTNIG, encoded by the coding sequence ATGGCGGTATTTTATTATAAAGCCCGGGACAGGAAGGGGCAGTTAATTGAAGGTCAGCGGGAAGCGGCCCAAATCCAGCAGGTAGCGGCGTTTCTGCGGGATGAAGGCCTTTTTATCGTGGACATTACCGAAAAAGCTCCTGTGACCCTGGATTTTAAGAAGTGGCTCACCCGGCGGACCAAACCCATCAAAGAAGGGGAAATGGCGGCCTTCTGCCGCCAGCTGGCAGTCATGCAGGAGGCGGGTATTCCCCTTTTAACAGGTTTACAGCAGCTGGCTGACCAGGCTGCAAACGGGCGCCTGAAAAAGGCTTTACAGGAAGTGATAAAAGATATATCCAGCGGAAGGACTTTAGCTGAAGCGGCGGGGCGGCAGGATACAGTCTTCAGTCCCGTTTTTGTCCACATGATTGGGGCAGGTGAGCTGGGAGGCATCCTGGACGAGGTCCTGGTGCGCCTGGCCGAGCACTTTGACCGGGAACACCAGATCAAAGAAAAAATTAAAACGGCCATGATCTACCCCCTTGGCATCACCTGTGTGGCTCTCTTGGCCGTGGTGGTCCTCCTGACCTATGTACTGCCTAAGTTTGTGGATATATTGCAGGGAATGAATGTGGAATTACCACTCCCTACCAGGATAGCCCTGGGGGCCAGCCATCTCCTGAATACCTACTGGTACCTGGCCTTATTGCTATTGGGGATTGTAGTATTGGGTTTACGGCACTGGTTTGCCACTTCCCGGGGTAAGTTTTTCCTGGATCACCTGGTCTTAAAAGTGCCCGGCTTTGGTAAATTCTCTCGCAACATTATTTTGGCCCGCTTTACCCGGACCCTGGGAACCCTGCTAAAGACAGGCGTTCAGGTCTTGCCTGCCCTGGAGATTGTCAGCAAGGTGGTAGCCAATGAGATCGTGGCCGCTGAAATCCTAAAGGCACGCCAGGCTGTCCAAAACGGGCGCAGCATAACTTCGCCTTTGGTTAACTCCAAATTTTTTCCGCCTATGGTTATTCAAATGATGCAGGTAGGGGAGGAATCGGGCAGTCTGGATATGATGCTGCTTAAAGTGAGCGGACACTATGAACAGGAAGTGGATGAAATGGCCGAGCGGTTGTCCAAGCTGGTGGAGCCTGTGCTGCTGGTTTTTCTCGGGGGCTTTATCGGCTTTATTTTGGTATCTATTCTCATGCCTATGTTCAGTGTCTTTACCAATATCGGTTAA
- a CDS encoding putative toxin-antitoxin system toxin component, PIN family has translation MEVVVDTNVLINGLFCIDPHAARILDLISNGTLKMVYSEGIRKEYAYILGKKFPEFLSAENLLQLRILLENSKMVSPSFNLIISSDPSDNMFMECAVCAKANAFITSDYKNDLIRLAIYRSVRICDPATFLREKGFLHLKIGVLT, from the coding sequence ATGGAAGTAGTAGTTGATACCAATGTCCTTATTAATGGACTTTTTTGTATAGACCCACACGCCGCAAGAATACTTGATTTAATATCAAATGGGACTCTTAAAATGGTATATTCTGAAGGAATCAGAAAAGAATATGCCTATATCTTAGGAAAGAAATTTCCTGAGTTTCTTAGCGCTGAAAATTTATTACAATTAAGGATATTACTGGAAAATTCTAAAATGGTATCTCCTTCTTTTAATTTAATAATTTCATCAGATCCCTCTGACAATATGTTTATGGAATGTGCTGTTTGCGCTAAGGCTAACGCTTTTATCACATCTGATTATAAGAATGATTTAATAAGATTGGCAATATATAGAAGCGTGAGAATTTGTGACCCAGCCACGTTCTTAAGGGAAAAGGGTTTTTTGCATTTAAAGATTGGTGTTTTGACTTGA